The Streptomyces achromogenes genome window below encodes:
- a CDS encoding CDP-alcohol phosphatidyltransferase: protein MPVSTSTPSSPLPDSTDPEEAPAAPAAPTAQAEPAEEAARTANTADPGPAEATGEAGEAAGDAVEPAGDADVAAGDAGEAAVEISGDAAEAVGEAAAETAGDAAEPAEDDAAEGATDAAGGAGVVAEARWWRWRSRHPRAARVVWWTVTVLAFGLVLGALLLPNRIAGLEVNRFTRLPGEAIIGAALLLALPRRPRTVVAALGGVLLGALTVLNVLDMEFTEYLGRDFDLVLDWGLLDDAQSYVADSMGRATAVGAAVGLVLLVVLLSALMALAAVRISDLMARDTRRATRATLIAATAWVTCSVVGLQIAGMPVASHRSADTLVKKARQVRQTIKDEATFGKEVRHDTFGATPADQLVPDLRGKDMIFTFIESYGRSAIEDPVMAPGVDKTLGASTQALAKAGFHAKSGWLTSATYGGSSWLGHSTTLSGLWVDNQQRYRSVMASDHLSLTKAFRKTGAWDTVGVMPGIQKGWPEAKYYGLDKVYNAFEMGYQGPKFSWSTMPDQYALEAFQRLEHGRTDRDKPLMSEIILTSSHQPWAPIPKMVDWDSLGDGSVFEGIEKDGKKASDVIADGTASKEEYGKSIQYSVTALTQWLERYGTDDTVLVVLGDHQPIARVSGDNASRDVPISLVAKDPKVLDKIAGWNWTDGLKPAHNAPVWKMSAFRDKFLTAYGSTPHPTG, encoded by the coding sequence GTGCCTGTCTCCACCTCCACCCCCTCATCCCCGCTGCCCGACTCGACAGACCCCGAGGAGGCCCCGGCGGCCCCGGCGGCCCCGACCGCCCAGGCGGAACCTGCGGAGGAGGCGGCGAGGACCGCGAACACGGCCGACCCCGGCCCGGCGGAGGCCACGGGGGAAGCGGGGGAAGCGGCAGGGGACGCCGTGGAACCCGCGGGGGACGCGGACGTGGCTGCGGGGGACGCGGGGGAAGCCGCAGTTGAGATATCGGGGGACGCGGCAGAAGCCGTAGGGGAAGCCGCGGCTGAGACCGCAGGGGACGCGGCGGAACCCGCAGAGGACGACGCGGCGGAGGGCGCAACGGACGCCGCCGGCGGGGCGGGTGTCGTCGCGGAGGCCCGCTGGTGGCGCTGGCGGAGCCGGCATCCGCGGGCGGCCCGGGTGGTGTGGTGGACGGTGACCGTCCTCGCGTTCGGGCTCGTGCTCGGGGCGCTGCTGCTGCCCAACCGGATCGCCGGGCTCGAGGTCAACAGGTTCACGCGGCTGCCCGGGGAGGCCATCATCGGGGCGGCCTTGCTGCTGGCGCTGCCCCGGCGGCCGCGGACGGTGGTCGCGGCGCTGGGCGGGGTGCTTCTCGGCGCGCTGACCGTGCTGAACGTGCTCGACATGGAGTTCACGGAGTACCTGGGGCGTGACTTCGACCTCGTCCTGGACTGGGGCCTGCTGGACGACGCCCAGTCCTACGTGGCGGACTCGATGGGCCGGGCGACGGCGGTGGGCGCCGCGGTCGGCCTCGTCCTGCTCGTCGTGCTGCTGTCCGCGCTGATGGCCCTGGCGGCCGTCCGGATCAGCGATCTGATGGCGCGCGACACCCGGCGGGCGACCCGGGCGACCCTGATCGCCGCCACGGCGTGGGTCACCTGCTCCGTCGTGGGCCTGCAGATCGCCGGGATGCCCGTCGCCTCGCACCGCAGCGCGGACACGCTCGTGAAGAAGGCCCGGCAGGTGCGGCAGACCATCAAGGACGAGGCCACCTTCGGCAAGGAGGTCCGCCACGACACGTTCGGCGCCACCCCGGCCGACCAGCTCGTGCCGGACCTGCGCGGCAAGGACATGATCTTCACGTTCATCGAGAGCTACGGCCGCAGCGCCATCGAGGACCCGGTCATGGCGCCGGGCGTCGACAAGACGCTGGGCGCGAGCACACAGGCCCTGGCGAAGGCCGGCTTCCACGCCAAGAGCGGCTGGCTGACGTCGGCCACGTACGGCGGGAGCAGCTGGCTCGGCCACTCCACCACGCTGTCCGGCCTGTGGGTCGACAACCAGCAGCGCTATCGCTCGGTGATGGCCAGCGACCACCTGTCCTTGACGAAGGCGTTCAGGAAGACCGGTGCCTGGGACACCGTCGGCGTGATGCCGGGCATCCAGAAGGGCTGGCCGGAGGCCAAGTACTACGGACTGGACAAGGTCTACAACGCCTTCGAGATGGGTTACCAGGGACCGAAGTTCAGCTGGTCGACGATGCCCGACCAGTACGCCCTGGAGGCGTTCCAGCGGCTGGAGCACGGCCGTACCGACCGCGACAAGCCGCTGATGTCGGAGATCATCCTGACCTCCAGCCACCAGCCGTGGGCCCCGATCCCGAAGATGGTGGACTGGGACTCCCTCGGTGACGGCTCGGTGTTCGAGGGCATCGAGAAGGACGGCAAGAAGGCGTCGGACGTCATCGCCGACGGCACCGCGTCCAAGGAGGAGTACGGCAAGTCGATCCAGTACTCGGTGACCGCGCTCACCCAGTGGCTCGAGCGTTACGGCACCGACGACACGGTCCTGGTCGTCCTCGGCGACCACCAGCCGATCGCCCGGGTCAGCGGCGACAACGCCAGCCGGGACGTGCCGATCTCCCTGGTCGCCAAGGACCCCAAGGTCCTCGACAAGATCGCCGGATGGAACTGGACGGACGGCCTCAAGCCGGCCCACAACGCCCCGGTCTGGAAGATGAGCGCGTTCCGCGACAAGTTCCTCACCGCCTACGGCTCGACCCCCCACCCGACAGGCTGA
- the dusB gene encoding tRNA dihydrouridine synthase DusB, with product MSTPVSPLQIGPHTVRPPVVLAPMAGITNAPFRTLCREFSGGKGLFVSEMITTRALVERNEKTMQLIRFDATEKPRSIQLYGVDPATVGKAVRMIAEEDLADHIDLNFGCPVPKVTRKGGGSALPYKRHLLRAILREAVSGAGDLPVTMKMRKGIDDDHITYLDAGRIAVEEGVTAIALHGRTAAQHYGGTADWEAIARLKEHVPEIPVLGNGDIWSARDALRMVRETGCDGVVVGRGCLGRPWLFADLVAAFEGRPDDIAEPSLREVADVMVRHATLLGEWIGDESKGVVDFRKHVAWYLKGFAVGSEMRKRLAITSSLADLRAGLDELDLDQPWPAGADGPRGRTSGNNRVVLPDGWLKDPYDCAGISEEAELDTSGG from the coding sequence ATGTCCACGCCCGTGTCCCCCCTGCAGATCGGCCCGCACACCGTCCGGCCGCCCGTCGTCCTGGCCCCCATGGCCGGGATCACGAACGCGCCCTTCCGCACCCTGTGCAGGGAGTTCAGTGGCGGCAAGGGCCTGTTCGTCAGCGAGATGATCACGACCCGGGCGCTGGTCGAACGCAACGAGAAGACCATGCAGCTGATCCGCTTCGACGCGACCGAGAAGCCGCGTTCGATCCAGCTGTACGGCGTCGACCCGGCCACCGTCGGCAAGGCCGTCCGCATGATCGCGGAGGAGGACCTCGCCGACCACATCGACCTCAACTTCGGCTGCCCGGTCCCCAAGGTGACCCGCAAGGGCGGCGGCTCCGCGCTCCCGTACAAGCGCCACCTGCTGCGCGCGATCCTGCGCGAGGCCGTCAGCGGCGCCGGCGACCTGCCCGTCACCATGAAGATGCGTAAGGGCATCGACGACGACCACATCACCTATCTCGACGCGGGCCGCATCGCCGTCGAGGAGGGCGTGACGGCCATCGCCCTGCACGGCCGCACGGCCGCCCAGCACTACGGCGGCACGGCCGACTGGGAGGCGATCGCGCGCCTGAAGGAACACGTCCCGGAGATCCCCGTCCTCGGCAACGGCGACATCTGGTCGGCGCGGGACGCGCTGCGGATGGTCCGCGAGACCGGCTGCGACGGGGTCGTCGTCGGACGCGGCTGCCTGGGCCGCCCGTGGCTGTTCGCCGACCTCGTGGCCGCCTTCGAGGGCCGCCCGGACGACATCGCCGAGCCGTCGCTGCGTGAGGTCGCCGACGTCATGGTCCGCCACGCGACCCTCCTCGGCGAGTGGATCGGCGACGAGTCCAAGGGCGTCGTCGACTTCCGCAAGCACGTCGCCTGGTACCTCAAGGGCTTCGCGGTCGGCAGCGAGATGCGCAAACGCCTCGCGATCACCTCCTCCCTCGCCGACCTGCGGGCCGGACTCGACGAACTGGACCTCGACCAGCCCTGGCCCGCCGGCGCCGACGGCCCCCGCGGCCGTACCTCCGGCAACAACAGGGTCGTCCTCCCGGACGGCTGGCTGAAGGACCCGTACGACTGCGCGGGCATCAGCGAGGAGGCGGAACTCGACACCTCGGGCGGCTGA
- a CDS encoding MFS transporter — protein MPELSPRRRLLVLAICCMSLLIVSLDVTVLNVALPAMQRDLHATTAGLQWTIDAYTLVLAALLMLAGSTADRVGRKKVFMAGLVVFAAGSLLCSLAPNLELLVAARTVQAVGGSMLNPVAMSIITNTFTDPRERARAIGVWGAVVGISMAAGPLLGGLLVESVGWRSIFWINLPVGLAALLATLRYVPESRAPKARRPDPVGQLLVIVLFGSLTYAIIEAPEAGATTSGPFAAVAVAALLGLLRYEPRRAEPLIDLRFFRSAPFSGATVVAISAFAALGGFLFLSTLYLQNVRGLDALHAGLWMLPMAVPTFLCAPLSGRLVGARGPRLPLVVAGTAMTLSGLLFALFDAETSDATLFLGYVLFGVGFGFVNAPITNTAVSGMPRSQAGVAAAVASTSRQLGQTLGVAVIGAVLAAGVSASSYRATFTEAAVPGWWILTGCGAVVLALGVLTTGPWARRTAERTAEQLEAPDVREAAGVTA, from the coding sequence ATGCCCGAGCTCAGCCCTCGCCGACGTCTCCTGGTTCTCGCGATCTGCTGTATGAGCCTGCTGATCGTGAGCCTGGACGTCACGGTCCTGAACGTCGCCCTGCCCGCGATGCAGCGCGACCTGCACGCGACGACCGCCGGCCTCCAGTGGACGATCGACGCCTACACCCTGGTCCTGGCGGCGCTGCTGATGCTGGCCGGGTCGACCGCCGACCGCGTCGGCCGCAAGAAGGTGTTCATGGCCGGCCTGGTCGTGTTCGCCGCCGGCTCCCTGCTGTGCTCGCTCGCCCCGAACCTGGAGCTGCTGGTCGCGGCGCGGACGGTGCAGGCGGTCGGCGGCTCGATGCTGAACCCGGTCGCCATGTCGATCATCACCAACACCTTCACCGATCCGCGCGAGCGCGCCCGGGCGATCGGCGTGTGGGGTGCGGTGGTGGGCATCTCGATGGCCGCGGGCCCGCTGCTGGGCGGACTGCTCGTGGAGTCGGTGGGCTGGCGCTCCATCTTCTGGATCAACCTGCCGGTCGGCCTGGCGGCCCTGCTGGCCACCCTGCGGTACGTCCCCGAGTCGCGTGCGCCGAAGGCCCGCCGCCCCGATCCGGTCGGCCAGCTGCTGGTCATCGTCCTCTTCGGCAGTCTGACGTACGCGATCATCGAGGCTCCCGAGGCGGGCGCGACCACCAGCGGTCCCTTCGCCGCCGTCGCGGTCGCCGCCCTGCTGGGCCTGCTGCGGTACGAGCCCCGCCGCGCCGAACCCCTCATCGACCTGCGTTTCTTCCGCTCGGCGCCGTTCAGCGGGGCGACCGTCGTCGCGATCAGCGCGTTCGCCGCGCTGGGCGGGTTCCTGTTCCTGTCGACGCTGTACCTGCAGAACGTGCGGGGCCTCGACGCCCTGCACGCGGGGCTGTGGATGCTCCCCATGGCGGTGCCGACGTTCCTGTGCGCCCCGCTGTCGGGCCGGCTGGTGGGCGCCCGCGGCCCGCGGCTGCCGCTGGTGGTCGCGGGGACGGCGATGACGCTCAGCGGGCTGCTGTTCGCCCTGTTCGACGCGGAGACGTCCGACGCGACGCTGTTCCTCGGGTACGTGCTGTTCGGGGTGGGCTTCGGGTTCGTGAACGCGCCCATCACCAACACGGCGGTGTCGGGCATGCCGCGCAGTCAGGCGGGGGTTGCGGCGGCGGTCGCCTCCACCAGCCGCCAGCTGGGCCAGACCCTCGGCGTCGCGGTGATCGGCGCCGTTCTGGCGGCGGGCGTGAGCGCCTCGTCGTACCGCGCCACCTTCACCGAGGCCGCCGTCCCCGGCTGGTGGATCCTCACCGGCTGCGGCGCGGTCGTCCTCGCCCTCGGTGTCCTGACCACCGGCCCGTGGGCCCGACGCACGGCCGAGCGCACCGCGGAGCAGCTGGAGGCCCCGGACGTCCGCGAGGCGGCGGGCGTCACCGCCTGA
- a CDS encoding helix-turn-helix transcriptional regulator — protein MSAAETMSATGAAGGSETRRHELAAFLRSRRERITPEQVGLPRGARRRTPGLRREEVAHLSAVGVTWYTWLEQSRDIHVSVQVLDALARTLLLDPSERAHLFQLAGATDPTPASSCAGVTDAVRLLLDQLDPLPACVQNSRYDILAYNRTYAHLLCDLDAIPPQDRNCMVLIHTHPQWRESVVHLDASMRLMAAKLRASMAGHLSEPAWKMLVKRLQAESPEFRENWERYEVVVGRSKTKEFRNPHVGLLTLTHTDLWLSPDHGARMVTYTPVDEESRERLEKLHAYAQGAAR, from the coding sequence ATGAGCGCGGCCGAGACCATGAGCGCGACCGGAGCGGCGGGCGGCTCGGAGACCCGGCGCCACGAACTGGCCGCCTTCCTGCGCAGCCGCCGCGAACGCATCACGCCCGAGCAGGTCGGCCTCCCGCGCGGTGCGCGCCGCCGCACGCCCGGTCTGCGCCGCGAGGAGGTCGCCCATCTCTCGGCCGTCGGCGTCACCTGGTACACCTGGCTCGAGCAGTCCCGGGACATCCACGTCTCGGTCCAGGTGCTGGACGCCCTCGCCCGCACGCTGCTGCTCGACCCGAGCGAACGGGCCCACCTCTTCCAGCTGGCCGGCGCGACGGACCCGACGCCCGCCTCCTCCTGCGCCGGCGTCACCGACGCGGTGCGTCTGCTGCTCGACCAGCTCGACCCGCTCCCCGCCTGCGTCCAGAACAGCCGCTACGACATCCTGGCCTACAACCGCACCTACGCCCATCTGCTGTGCGACCTCGACGCGATCCCGCCGCAGGACCGCAACTGCATGGTCCTCATCCACACCCATCCGCAGTGGCGCGAGTCGGTCGTCCACCTCGACGCGTCCATGCGCCTGATGGCGGCGAAACTGCGCGCCTCGATGGCCGGTCACCTCTCCGAGCCCGCGTGGAAGATGCTGGTCAAGCGACTGCAGGCGGAGTCACCGGAGTTCCGCGAGAACTGGGAGCGTTACGAGGTGGTGGTCGGCCGCAGCAAGACCAAGGAGTTCCGCAACCCCCACGTCGGCCTCCTCACCCTCACCCACACCGACCTCTGGCTGAGCCCGGACCACGGGGCGCGCATGGTGACGTACACGCCGGTGGACGAGGAGAGCCGGGAACGTCTGGAGAAGCTGCATGCGTACGCCCAGGGCGCGGCGCGGTGA
- a CDS encoding MFS transporter, whose protein sequence is MTQTTSTPATVPASASRGAGALAPDHALGPLGLFTVLLGAALPLIDFFIVNVALPTMGRDLAASESVLELVVAGYGLAYAVLLVLGGRLGDLFGRRRLFLGGMAAFGLTSLACGLAPDAWSLVAARVAQGASAAAMVPQVLATIQSATAGPRRARAMSLYGATAGLSMVAGQILGGVLVAADIAGSGWRSVFLVNVPFVIVGLLLAVRTVPETRSQRPEPVDGAGTVLLAAALLTLLAPLTEGRAAGWPLWTWLSLAAFPLVTGAFYAVERRADRRGRTPLVPPSLFALTTLRRGLTIMAPLAVGFSGFMFVIAVALQSGAGLGPVRAGLALAPMALTFFLASLAGPRLVARFGARVVTAGAVLQGVGVVLIVLAVRADWPDVGFAELLPGAAVAGAGQALQLPVVMRIVMSEVPPARAGVGSGVMVTTQQASLALGVATLGTLFLSLVPGMGMRDALLTTLAVQLAGVAVTGLLSLRLPRKVG, encoded by the coding sequence GTGACCCAGACAACCTCGACCCCCGCAACCGTCCCCGCCTCCGCATCCCGGGGCGCCGGCGCCCTGGCGCCGGACCACGCCCTCGGCCCGCTCGGGCTGTTCACGGTGCTGCTCGGCGCGGCGCTCCCCCTCATCGACTTCTTCATCGTCAACGTCGCCCTGCCCACCATGGGCCGGGACCTCGCCGCGAGCGAGTCCGTCCTCGAACTCGTCGTCGCCGGGTACGGACTCGCGTACGCGGTGCTGCTCGTGCTCGGCGGGCGGCTCGGCGACCTGTTCGGCCGGCGGCGGCTCTTCCTGGGCGGCATGGCCGCCTTCGGCCTGACCTCGCTGGCCTGCGGGCTCGCTCCCGACGCGTGGTCGCTGGTCGCGGCCCGGGTCGCGCAGGGCGCGTCGGCCGCCGCGATGGTGCCGCAGGTGCTCGCCACCATCCAGTCGGCCACCGCGGGCCCGCGCCGCGCCAGGGCGATGAGCCTGTACGGCGCGACCGCCGGGCTGTCCATGGTGGCCGGCCAGATCCTCGGCGGCGTGCTGGTCGCCGCGGACATCGCCGGCAGCGGCTGGCGGTCCGTGTTCCTGGTCAACGTGCCGTTCGTGATCGTCGGGCTGCTGCTGGCCGTCCGTACCGTCCCGGAGACCCGCTCGCAGCGCCCCGAGCCCGTGGACGGAGCCGGCACCGTTCTCCTCGCCGCCGCGCTCCTCACCCTGCTCGCCCCGCTCACCGAGGGCAGGGCGGCAGGCTGGCCGCTGTGGACCTGGCTGTCGCTGGCCGCGTTCCCCCTGGTCACCGGCGCGTTCTATGCCGTGGAACGGCGGGCCGACCGGCGGGGCCGCACACCGCTGGTGCCGCCGAGCCTGTTCGCCCTGACCACCCTGCGGCGCGGCCTGACGATCATGGCGCCCCTAGCGGTCGGCTTCAGCGGATTCATGTTCGTGATCGCCGTGGCGTTGCAGAGCGGGGCGGGGCTGGGTCCGGTGCGGGCCGGTCTCGCGCTCGCACCGATGGCGCTGACGTTCTTCCTCGCCTCACTGGCCGGGCCGCGCCTGGTGGCACGGTTCGGGGCGCGGGTGGTGACCGCGGGCGCGGTGTTGCAGGGCGTGGGCGTCGTGCTGATCGTGCTCGCGGTGCGCGCCGACTGGCCGGACGTCGGTTTCGCCGAGCTGCTGCCGGGCGCGGCGGTCGCCGGTGCGGGGCAGGCGCTCCAGCTGCCCGTCGTGATGCGGATCGTGATGTCCGAGGTGCCGCCGGCCCGGGCGGGCGTCGGCAGCGGAGTGATGGTGACCACCCAACAGGCCTCGCTGGCCCTGGGTGTGGCCACCCTCGGCACCCTGTTCCTCTCCCTGGTCCCGGGGATGGGCATGCGGGACGCCCTGCTGACCACGCTGGCCGTGCAGTTGGCCGGGGTGGCCGTGACCGGGCTGCTGAGCCTGCGGCTGCCCCGCAAGGTGGGCTGA
- a CDS encoding AraC family transcriptional regulator translates to MIGTAFRTADVPVADRFEYWRQLMDRTIAPSDMSSDYAADFRAEQRLLELGAVRVWPVRVLPTRYRRNARLVRQSDPEEYHLSLVLGGGLGFDHVGRSETYGPQDLWLSDSSRPYVVEPYGMQPSPGREVPFVTGVGVEVPRSLLPLPPARVRELLGRRLSGREGPGALLTGFLTGLDQQAAFLQPADAPRLGMVLVDLLAAWLAHELEAEAALTPEAHRRITITRIRAFIRQHLHDPELRPPVVAAAHHISLSYLHRLFQEEGTGETVAAWIRGQRLAGARRDLANPALLTTPVHVIAARWGILRASDFTRAFRATYGMSPTEYRFLALTAPPGDEEVE, encoded by the coding sequence ATGATCGGGACGGCGTTCCGCACCGCGGACGTGCCGGTGGCGGACAGGTTCGAGTACTGGCGTCAGTTGATGGACCGCACGATCGCGCCCAGCGACATGAGCAGTGACTACGCCGCCGACTTCCGGGCGGAGCAGCGGCTGCTCGAACTGGGGGCGGTGCGGGTGTGGCCCGTCCGGGTGCTGCCGACGCGTTACCGGCGCAACGCGCGGTTGGTGCGCCAGTCCGACCCCGAGGAGTACCACCTGTCGCTGGTGCTGGGCGGTGGGCTCGGCTTCGACCACGTGGGGCGGTCCGAGACGTACGGCCCGCAGGACCTGTGGCTGTCCGACAGCTCACGCCCGTACGTCGTCGAGCCCTACGGCATGCAGCCGTCGCCCGGCCGGGAGGTCCCGTTCGTCACCGGGGTGGGCGTGGAGGTCCCCAGGTCGCTGTTGCCGCTGCCGCCGGCCCGGGTCCGGGAGCTCCTGGGCAGGCGGCTGTCGGGACGGGAGGGACCGGGCGCTCTGCTGACGGGGTTCCTCACCGGCCTCGACCAGCAGGCCGCCTTCCTCCAGCCGGCTGACGCGCCCCGCCTGGGCATGGTCCTGGTCGACCTGCTGGCGGCGTGGCTCGCCCATGAGCTGGAGGCGGAGGCCGCCCTGACGCCGGAGGCCCACCGCAGAATCACGATCACCCGGATCCGGGCGTTCATCCGCCAGCATCTGCACGACCCGGAGCTGCGGCCGCCCGTCGTCGCCGCCGCGCACCACATCTCCCTCAGCTATCTGCACCGGCTCTTCCAGGAGGAGGGGACGGGCGAGACGGTCGCGGCCTGGATCCGGGGCCAACGGCTGGCGGGCGCCCGCCGCGATCTGGCGAACCCCGCGCTGCTCACCACGCCGGTCCACGTCATCGCCGCCCGCTGGGGCATCCTCCGCGCCTCCGACTTCACCCGGGCCTTCCGCGCCACGTACGGGATGTCGCCCACGGAGTACCGGTTCCTGGCGCTGACGGCTCCTCCGGGGGACGAGGAAGTCGAGTAG